One part of the Candidatus Kouleothrix ribensis genome encodes these proteins:
- a CDS encoding neutral/alkaline non-lysosomal ceramidase N-terminal domain-containing protein yields the protein MLYAGVARTDITPPPGIAHAGWGAQTHQRASGVDLPLWATALALSDGTQTVVIVDLDLIYIWDGEAPAVMQAVADLTGLPPTHIRVAYTHTHSGPINGATWSAWIKAGSEMVPAYDAMLQHQVAGVAQAALQRLRPARIAAGAGQAQIAVNRRFQRPEDGAVVIGRNWQGPVDPEVKLVRIDGHDGQPLAALVNYACHPITVGPDCTLITPDYPGVVKRVVEQSTGATCLFLQGAAGNVGPARGVARNGLNEYRRLGAILGSEASRVWWELSTRPVREHYAGTLESGAPLAIYDDEPLPEPDTTLRVATRPLRLPLKQLPPPAQLEAEFEGYAARLNELRASGGAEAQIRELTMLAKRAGMRADLARRSDGQTHRTFELQVFTIGDSIALAALPGEPFVEIGMAIKRGSPFAHTLFSGYSNVGWAYIPTPDAYPLGGYEVEITPFSPAAAGQIVDESLALLHELAGNRAAG from the coding sequence ATGCTCTACGCCGGAGTAGCCCGCACCGACATCACCCCACCGCCGGGGATCGCGCACGCCGGCTGGGGCGCGCAGACCCACCAGCGCGCCAGCGGGGTCGACCTGCCGCTGTGGGCCACCGCGCTGGCGCTCAGCGACGGCACGCAGACGGTCGTGATCGTCGACCTCGACCTGATCTACATCTGGGACGGCGAGGCGCCGGCGGTGATGCAGGCCGTCGCCGACCTGACCGGGCTGCCGCCCACGCACATCCGCGTCGCGTATACGCACACGCACTCTGGCCCGATCAACGGCGCCACCTGGAGCGCGTGGATCAAGGCTGGCAGCGAGATGGTGCCGGCCTACGACGCCATGCTGCAGCACCAGGTGGCCGGCGTGGCCCAGGCCGCGCTGCAGCGCCTGCGCCCGGCGCGGATCGCCGCAGGCGCAGGCCAGGCGCAGATCGCGGTCAACCGGCGCTTCCAGCGGCCCGAAGACGGCGCGGTGGTGATCGGGCGCAACTGGCAAGGCCCGGTCGATCCCGAGGTCAAGCTGGTGCGGATCGACGGCCACGACGGCCAGCCGCTGGCCGCGCTGGTGAACTATGCCTGCCACCCGATCACCGTCGGCCCCGACTGCACGCTGATCACGCCCGACTACCCCGGCGTGGTCAAGCGCGTGGTCGAGCAGAGCACCGGCGCGACCTGCCTGTTCCTACAGGGCGCCGCCGGCAACGTCGGGCCGGCCCGCGGGGTGGCGCGCAATGGGCTGAACGAATACCGGCGGCTGGGCGCGATCCTCGGCAGCGAGGCCAGCCGGGTCTGGTGGGAGCTGAGCACCCGGCCGGTGCGCGAGCACTACGCCGGCACGCTCGAGTCGGGCGCGCCGCTGGCGATCTACGATGACGAGCCGCTGCCCGAGCCCGACACGACCCTGCGTGTGGCGACCCGGCCGCTGCGCCTGCCGCTCAAGCAGCTGCCGCCGCCCGCGCAGCTCGAGGCCGAGTTCGAGGGGTATGCCGCCCGCCTGAACGAGCTGCGCGCGAGTGGCGGCGCCGAGGCGCAGATCCGCGAGCTGACCATGCTGGCGAAGCGCGCCGGCATGCGCGCCGACCTGGCGCGCCGCTCGGATGGCCAGACGCATCGCACCTTCGAGCTGCAGGTCTTTACGATCGGCGACTCGATCGCGCTGGCGGCGCTGCCGGGCGAGCCGTTCGTCGAGATCGGCATGGCGATCAAGCGCGGCTCGCCGTTCGCGCACACGCTGTTCTCGGGCTACTCGAACGTCGGCTGGGCCTACATCCCTACGCCCGACGCCTACCCGCTGGGCGGGTACGAGGTCGAGATTACGCCGTTCAGCCCGGCCGCCGCAGGCCAGATCGTCGACGAGAGCCTGGCGCTGCTGCACGAGCTGGCCGGCAACCGTGCGGCCGGTTGA
- a CDS encoding DUF455 family protein: protein MFDIYATQRLAGAYDVRQTARLVARYHYIEAQLMRVMAGKLASVPEWEAKCLLGLHLWHDSLHAHDLLARLTDLRWPRKAPLNPGAATLALMALLDATPDTPALLTGIYRAIKPALAAAYTAHLAAAAPVADEPTCYLLRRTLAEERAHIEQGQALLATLPQPDPATAAGWQARFEQALDAIGGLNIPTEIEREAVHSFEGQAVAPAPQVAARDARFTIEHAGFGQAPAGPEEQARFMAHRDADNEMHAAELLGRSLYEHPEMPWEYHIDMARQLWDEVRHAVLYQKYLERLGGALGDYPSIPGNYTYRIGLDFTHRLYDLHLRGEKLGMPDLIRYREQARAAGDEDYALLNDYVHADEVPHVKNGRWLSWLLGDDAAAFKRVERETMQIRAAYERAHQDDPLLKAYTGLAPALLGTDS, encoded by the coding sequence ATGTTCGATATCTACGCCACCCAGCGGCTCGCAGGCGCCTACGACGTGCGCCAGACGGCGCGGCTGGTCGCGCGCTACCACTACATCGAGGCCCAGCTGATGCGCGTGATGGCCGGCAAGCTGGCGAGTGTGCCCGAGTGGGAGGCCAAGTGCCTGCTCGGGTTGCACCTCTGGCACGACTCGCTGCACGCGCACGATCTGCTGGCACGGCTGACCGACCTGCGCTGGCCGCGCAAGGCCCCGCTCAACCCCGGCGCGGCCACGCTCGCGCTGATGGCGCTGCTCGACGCCACGCCCGACACGCCCGCGCTGCTCACCGGGATCTACCGCGCCATCAAGCCGGCGCTGGCCGCCGCCTACACCGCGCACCTGGCGGCCGCCGCGCCAGTGGCCGACGAGCCGACCTGCTACCTGCTGCGCCGCACGCTGGCCGAGGAGCGCGCGCATATCGAGCAGGGCCAGGCGCTGCTGGCCACGCTGCCACAGCCCGACCCGGCCACAGCCGCAGGCTGGCAGGCGCGCTTCGAGCAGGCGCTCGACGCGATCGGCGGGCTGAACATCCCCACCGAGATCGAGCGCGAGGCCGTACACTCATTCGAGGGCCAGGCGGTGGCGCCCGCACCGCAGGTTGCCGCGCGCGACGCGCGCTTTACGATCGAGCACGCCGGCTTCGGCCAGGCGCCGGCCGGGCCGGAAGAGCAGGCGCGGTTCATGGCCCACCGCGACGCCGACAACGAGATGCACGCCGCCGAGCTGCTCGGCCGCAGCCTGTACGAGCACCCCGAGATGCCCTGGGAGTACCACATCGACATGGCGCGCCAGCTGTGGGACGAGGTGCGCCACGCGGTGCTGTACCAGAAGTACCTCGAGCGGCTGGGCGGCGCGCTGGGCGACTACCCGAGCATCCCAGGCAACTACACCTACCGGATCGGCCTCGACTTCACGCACCGGCTGTACGACCTGCACCTGCGCGGCGAGAAGCTGGGCATGCCCGACCTGATCCGCTACCGCGAGCAGGCCCGCGCTGCCGGCGACGAAGACTACGCGCTGCTGAACGACTACGTTCACGCCGATGAGGTGCCGCACGTGAAGAACGGCCGCTGGCTGAGCTGGCTGCTCGGCGACGACGCGGCGGCGTTCAAGCGCGTCGAGCGCGAGACGATGCAGATCCGCGCGGCATACGAGCGCGCCCACCAGGACGACCCGCTGCTGAAAGCCTACACCGGCCTGGCGCCGGCGCTGCTCGGCACCGACAGCTGA
- a CDS encoding ATP-binding cassette domain-containing protein: protein MFRRNAGARRAARDAAPEPIGSVDWRRLIRFLRPYRWRMALAIGALAVTSAVGLAFPLLIVQLLDAVLKQRDEAQLSALALALVGLFLVQAAFTFFQNYTLSYIGEWIVLDLRSALYEHLHALSLDFFASRRVGEIVSRISSDVTQVRSVLTNNITQLFSNVVLLIGSVVIVFLLNPRLVGFVLVLALVIIAVAAVFGRRFQHLSTAVQDELAQATVAVEEGLQGIRVVKSFTREDYEVERYNGAMRRTLRAALRLTVARSAFGALMAFLGFSAIAAILWFSGREVLAGRIEFSTISGFLIYAVSIAASLGQLSGLYGQFREAVGAVRRVFEILDTTPTISDAPGACELPATPGAISFEGVSFGYEPGTTVLHDVSLSIAPGEIVALVGPSGAGKSTLFNLIPRFYDPTAGTVRVDGHDLRGLTQRSLRAQIALVPQETMLFGGTIRENIAYGRLDASEAEIVAAAQAANAHAFILAAPQGYDTLVGERGVKLSGGQRQRIAIARAMLKDPRILLLDEATSALDSESEQLVQGALDRLMHGRTAVIIAHRLSTVKIAHRIVVLDQGRIAEQGSHAELMAHDGLYARLYLLQFRAGGVL from the coding sequence ATGTTCAGACGCAATGCCGGCGCCCGGCGCGCCGCGCGCGACGCAGCCCCCGAGCCGATCGGCTCGGTCGATTGGCGCCGCTTGATACGATTTCTCAGGCCATACCGCTGGCGTATGGCGCTGGCGATCGGCGCGCTGGCCGTGACAAGCGCGGTCGGCCTGGCCTTCCCGCTGCTGATCGTGCAGCTGCTCGACGCAGTGCTCAAGCAGCGCGACGAAGCCCAGCTGAGCGCTTTGGCGCTGGCACTGGTGGGGCTGTTCCTGGTGCAGGCGGCGTTCACCTTCTTCCAGAACTACACCCTGAGCTATATCGGCGAGTGGATCGTGCTCGATCTGCGCTCGGCGCTGTACGAGCACCTGCACGCGCTCTCGCTCGACTTCTTCGCCAGCCGGCGGGTTGGCGAGATCGTCTCGCGCATCTCGAGCGACGTGACACAGGTGCGCAGTGTGCTCACGAACAACATCACGCAGCTGTTCTCGAACGTGGTGCTGCTGATTGGCTCGGTCGTGATCGTGTTTCTGCTCAACCCGCGGCTGGTTGGCTTCGTGCTGGTGCTGGCGCTGGTGATCATCGCGGTGGCGGCGGTGTTCGGCCGGCGCTTCCAGCACCTGAGCACCGCCGTGCAAGATGAGCTGGCCCAGGCGACGGTGGCGGTTGAGGAGGGCTTGCAGGGCATTCGCGTGGTCAAGAGCTTCACCCGCGAAGATTACGAGGTCGAACGCTACAACGGCGCGATGCGGCGAACCTTGCGCGCGGCCCTGCGCCTGACAGTCGCGCGATCGGCGTTTGGCGCGCTGATGGCCTTCCTGGGCTTTAGCGCAATCGCCGCCATCCTGTGGTTTAGCGGGCGCGAGGTGCTGGCTGGGCGGATCGAGTTTTCGACGATCAGCGGCTTTCTGATCTACGCCGTGAGCATTGCCGCCAGCCTGGGCCAGCTCTCGGGGCTGTACGGGCAGTTCCGCGAGGCGGTCGGCGCAGTGCGGCGCGTGTTCGAGATCCTCGACACCACGCCCACGATCAGCGACGCGCCTGGTGCATGCGAGCTGCCCGCCACGCCCGGCGCGATCAGCTTCGAAGGTGTGTCGTTTGGTTACGAGCCGGGCACTACCGTGCTGCACGACGTGTCGCTGAGCATCGCGCCTGGCGAGATCGTCGCGCTGGTTGGGCCGAGCGGGGCCGGTAAGAGCACGCTGTTCAACTTGATCCCACGCTTCTACGACCCAACCGCCGGCACGGTGCGGGTCGATGGGCACGATCTGCGCGGGCTGACTCAGCGCAGCCTGCGCGCCCAGATCGCGCTGGTGCCGCAGGAGACCATGCTGTTTGGTGGGACGATCCGCGAGAATATTGCCTACGGCCGGCTCGACGCCAGCGAGGCCGAGATTGTGGCTGCCGCACAGGCCGCCAACGCCCACGCGTTCATTCTGGCGGCGCCGCAGGGCTACGACACGCTCGTGGGTGAGCGCGGGGTCAAGCTCAGCGGCGGCCAGCGCCAGCGCATCGCGATCGCGCGCGCAATGCTGAAAGACCCGCGCATCCTGCTGCTCGACGAAGCCACCAGCGCGCTCGACAGTGAGTCCGAACAGCTGGTGCAGGGCGCGCTCGACCGGCTGATGCACGGCCGCACGGCCGTGATCATCGCGCACCGCCTGAGCACCGTCAAGATCGCCCACCGGATCGTCGTGCTCGACCAGGGCCGGATCGCCGAGCAGGGCAGCCATGCCGAGCTGATGGCGCACGACGGCCTGTATGCGCGGCTGTACTTGCTGCAGTTCCGCGCCGGAGGTGTGCTCTGA
- a CDS encoding pentapeptide repeat-containing protein: MSLEQVSARNVSFQGAELPLVQLADCRFEAGDFASCTLDKAYMRRVELIGCRLLGATLAEADLRDVLFARCNANLAHFWNTRFRAVRFEHCTLHEASFDGADLTGVVFYKCDLSGADLRNTRLKGADLRGSSLAGIKINSNDVAGAVIDPIQALELIQLLGVVVRAEDAGT; the protein is encoded by the coding sequence GTGTCGCTCGAGCAGGTGTCGGCGCGCAATGTCAGCTTCCAGGGCGCCGAGCTGCCGCTGGTGCAGCTAGCCGACTGCCGCTTCGAGGCCGGCGACTTCGCCAGCTGCACGCTCGACAAAGCCTACATGCGCCGAGTCGAGCTGATCGGCTGCCGCCTGCTAGGCGCCACGCTGGCCGAAGCCGACCTGCGCGATGTGCTGTTCGCGCGCTGTAACGCCAACCTCGCACACTTTTGGAATACGCGCTTCCGGGCGGTGCGCTTCGAGCACTGCACGCTGCACGAGGCTTCGTTCGACGGCGCCGACCTGACCGGCGTGGTGTTCTACAAGTGTGATCTCTCGGGCGCCGATCTGCGCAACACCCGGCTGAAGGGCGCCGACCTGCGCGGCTCATCGCTGGCCGGCATCAAGATCAACAGTAACGATGTGGCCGGCGCCGTGATCGACCCGATCCAGGCGCTCGAGCTGATCCAGCTGCTGGGGGTGGTGGTGCGGGCCGAAGACGCGGGCACGTAG
- a CDS encoding MBL fold metallo-hydrolase has translation MATTTKPDTVAMFELLPGVFRIETELGGNLLALHLLRGTRTLLIDSGVRDTPGTAIFPALAAAGLPARIDMLLVSHADADHHGGNAALRAGAPGTVIMCHEHDRPWVEAKAAHLAGRYQQVLAGHDLGYAPELMRWLDAMIGADTPADLGLHGGETIGLGDGRRWQVLHAPGHTAGHLVLWEPERRVLIAQDAVLGRGVPDRAGRLASPPPYYDAGSYIATLAQLRALQPEWLLTAHYPVMRGAAADTFLAESQAFAEQADAAVLAIVRAAGRPLTLSAVVAALDARLGPFDLTIQWVGPALAHLARHVAAGRLIAHADGPACAWAA, from the coding sequence ATGGCAACCACGACCAAGCCCGACACAGTCGCTATGTTCGAGCTGCTGCCGGGCGTCTTTCGGATCGAGACCGAGCTGGGCGGCAACCTGCTCGCGCTGCACCTGCTGCGCGGCACACGCACCCTGCTGATCGATAGCGGCGTGCGCGATACGCCCGGCACGGCGATCTTCCCGGCGCTGGCGGCGGCCGGCCTGCCGGCGCGGATCGATATGCTGCTGGTGTCGCACGCCGACGCCGACCACCACGGCGGCAACGCGGCGCTACGCGCGGGCGCGCCGGGCACCGTGATCATGTGCCACGAGCACGACCGGCCGTGGGTCGAGGCCAAGGCCGCACACCTGGCCGGCCGCTACCAGCAGGTGCTGGCCGGCCACGATCTGGGCTACGCGCCCGAGCTCATGCGCTGGCTCGATGCGATGATCGGCGCCGACACACCGGCCGACCTGGGGCTGCACGGCGGCGAGACGATCGGGCTAGGCGACGGGCGGCGCTGGCAGGTGCTGCACGCGCCCGGCCACACCGCCGGCCACCTGGTGCTGTGGGAACCCGAGCGGCGCGTGCTGATCGCGCAGGATGCCGTGCTGGGGCGCGGCGTGCCCGACCGGGCTGGGCGGCTGGCCAGCCCGCCGCCCTACTACGACGCCGGCAGCTATATCGCTACGCTGGCGCAGCTGCGCGCGCTACAGCCAGAGTGGCTGCTGACGGCGCACTACCCGGTTATGCGCGGCGCGGCGGCCGACACATTCCTGGCCGAGAGCCAGGCGTTCGCCGAGCAGGCCGATGCGGCGGTGCTGGCGATCGTGCGCGCGGCCGGCCGGCCGCTGACGCTGAGCGCGGTGGTCGCCGCGCTCGACGCGCGCCTCGGCCCGTTCGACCTCACGATCCAGTGGGTCGGGCCAGCGCTGGCACACCTGGCCCGCCACGTAGCCGCCGGCCGGCTGATCGCCCACGCCGATGGGCCGGCCTGCGCCTGGGCCGCCTGA
- a CDS encoding DUF1304 domain-containing protein, whose product MAILATLVVLIVAASHAGFLVLEMFFWNHPVGRRVFGLTPEVAAASAPLAANQGLYNGFLAAGLIWGLWSGQRAVLVFFLGCVIVAGVYGSLTAKRSILFVQALPAVIGLALVLLSM is encoded by the coding sequence ATGGCCATCCTCGCCACGCTGGTGGTTCTGATCGTCGCCGCGAGCCACGCCGGGTTTCTGGTGCTCGAGATGTTCTTCTGGAATCACCCGGTCGGCCGGCGTGTGTTCGGCCTGACCCCCGAGGTCGCGGCGGCATCAGCGCCGCTGGCCGCCAACCAGGGGCTGTACAACGGCTTCCTGGCGGCCGGCCTGATCTGGGGCCTGTGGAGCGGCCAGCGCGCGGTGCTGGTGTTCTTTCTGGGCTGCGTGATCGTAGCTGGGGTGTATGGCAGCCTCACCGCCAAGCGCTCGATCCTGTTCGTGCAGGCGCTGCCGGCGGTGATCGGGCTGGCGCTGGTGCTGCTGAGCATGTAA
- a CDS encoding FAD-binding oxidoreductase, with amino-acid sequence MSTPSTEQIDSFARACAAELRGELRTDRMTRALYATDASNYQIEPLAVVTPRDQADLATAMTIAAQHALPVLPRGGGSSLAGQSVGAAVVFDLSKYMHGVVAIDPAARRARVLPGTNLQVLNDQLAPHGLKFGPDPASAVVCTVGGMVGNNSTGAHSILYHMTADNLHAVDVVLADGTPARFAPTRRVDIANEVARGGLLGAIWQRVPAIVEHTRAALDARRPDTWRRCGGYNLDRLLGGDTINLAELICGSEGTLAAITEIELTLVPLARHSALVLTAFDDQNAALEAVPHMLESQPSAVEHIDRFLMDMQRAAGGEFSIARLLGADQPDALLVTEFYGDTPAELHAKVEQLERLLARHAPGCRNYHFFDEPGQRMVWQMRRSQAGLLQRRRGDLKPVGFIEDVAVPVDRLAAYIRDLTSIADAHAVELTLGAHASAGCLHVLPFLNLKQAGDVARMQQISAAAADLMLGYKGVMSSEHGDGLARSWLNRHVFGDEIYAAFRQVKAAFDPSWRMNPGKIVDAPPMTANLRLGADYRTIEFAEQFDWSSDGGFAGAIEMCTGQGYCRKTIGGTMCPSYMVTRDERDSTRGRANALRNALAGRLPPEVLFGPEMYDVIDLCVGCKACQSECPTSVDMARMRGEFLYHYHEQHGRDLRTRLFAAMPQLSRAITTQPLLAQLANAAMAMPPARALINRALGIAPARRLPGFAAERFSGWLARQQRHTPAADTVVLYVDTWAEHYEPQIARAAHAVLSAAGYQVIVPEYACCGRTQLSKGMLPAARHSAERVFERLGAYAMRGTPIVGLEPSCILTFRDEYLTLTRHPRRHDLARVAVTFEEFVAAHAQRFAAVLEAGAPAPALLHGHCHQKAQVGTAPAHTALGLAGYAVREVDSGCCGMAGAFGYEAGHYQVSQAMAERALIPAVRAAEPGATTIAAGFSCRHQIADFAERPAIHPAEALARRLKPTPAE; translated from the coding sequence GTGAGCACACCATCGACCGAGCAGATTGATTCGTTCGCGCGCGCCTGCGCGGCCGAGCTGCGTGGCGAGCTACGCACCGACCGCATGACCCGCGCGCTGTACGCGACCGATGCATCGAACTATCAGATCGAGCCGCTGGCGGTGGTGACGCCACGCGACCAGGCCGACCTGGCCACCGCGATGACGATCGCGGCGCAGCACGCGCTGCCGGTGCTGCCGCGCGGCGGCGGCAGCAGCCTGGCCGGCCAGTCGGTCGGCGCCGCAGTGGTGTTCGACCTGAGCAAATATATGCATGGCGTAGTCGCGATCGACCCGGCCGCGCGCCGCGCACGCGTGCTGCCGGGCACCAACTTGCAGGTGCTGAACGACCAGCTCGCGCCGCATGGGCTCAAGTTCGGCCCCGACCCGGCCTCGGCGGTGGTCTGCACCGTCGGCGGGATGGTCGGCAACAACTCGACCGGCGCTCACTCGATCCTCTACCATATGACCGCCGACAACCTGCATGCCGTCGATGTGGTGCTGGCCGACGGCACGCCTGCGCGCTTTGCGCCCACCCGGCGCGTCGATATCGCGAATGAGGTGGCGCGCGGCGGGCTGCTGGGCGCGATCTGGCAGCGCGTACCGGCGATCGTCGAGCACACGCGCGCTGCGCTCGACGCCCGGCGCCCCGACACCTGGCGGCGCTGCGGCGGCTACAATCTCGACCGGCTGCTGGGCGGCGATACGATCAACCTGGCCGAGCTGATCTGTGGCAGCGAGGGCACGCTCGCTGCGATCACCGAGATCGAGCTGACGCTGGTGCCACTGGCTCGCCACAGCGCGCTGGTGCTGACCGCCTTTGATGATCAGAACGCCGCGCTCGAGGCGGTGCCGCACATGCTCGAGAGCCAGCCTTCGGCGGTTGAGCATATCGACCGCTTCCTGATGGATATGCAGCGCGCGGCCGGCGGCGAGTTTTCGATCGCGCGGCTGCTCGGCGCCGACCAGCCCGACGCGCTGCTGGTGACCGAATTCTACGGCGACACCCCCGCCGAGCTGCACGCCAAGGTCGAGCAGCTCGAGCGGCTGCTGGCCCGCCACGCGCCCGGCTGCCGCAACTACCACTTCTTCGACGAACCCGGCCAGCGCATGGTCTGGCAGATGCGCCGCTCGCAGGCCGGGCTGCTTCAGCGCCGGCGCGGCGACCTCAAGCCGGTCGGCTTCATCGAAGATGTCGCGGTGCCGGTCGACCGGCTGGCGGCCTATATTCGCGACCTGACATCGATCGCCGACGCGCACGCGGTCGAGCTGACACTGGGCGCGCACGCCAGTGCCGGCTGCCTGCACGTGCTGCCGTTCCTGAACCTTAAGCAGGCCGGCGATGTCGCGCGTATGCAGCAGATCAGCGCGGCGGCAGCCGATCTGATGCTCGGCTACAAAGGCGTGATGAGCAGCGAGCACGGCGATGGGCTGGCGCGCAGCTGGCTCAACCGGCATGTGTTCGGCGACGAGATCTACGCGGCGTTTCGGCAGGTTAAGGCCGCATTCGACCCATCGTGGCGCATGAATCCCGGCAAAATCGTCGATGCGCCACCCATGACTGCGAACCTGCGCCTGGGCGCCGATTATCGAACGATCGAATTCGCCGAGCAGTTCGATTGGTCGAGCGATGGCGGGTTCGCCGGCGCGATCGAGATGTGTACCGGCCAGGGCTACTGCCGCAAGACGATCGGCGGCACCATGTGCCCGAGCTATATGGTCACGCGCGACGAGCGCGACTCGACCCGTGGGCGGGCGAATGCGCTGCGCAATGCGCTGGCCGGGCGCTTGCCGCCCGAGGTGCTGTTCGGCCCCGAGATGTACGACGTGATCGATCTGTGTGTCGGCTGCAAGGCCTGCCAGAGCGAGTGCCCGACCTCGGTTGACATGGCCCGGATGCGTGGCGAATTCCTGTACCACTACCACGAGCAGCACGGCCGCGACTTGCGCACGCGCCTGTTTGCGGCTATGCCACAGCTGAGCCGGGCGATCACGACGCAGCCGCTGCTGGCCCAGCTGGCCAACGCCGCAATGGCCATGCCGCCGGCCCGCGCGCTGATCAACCGCGCGCTGGGCATCGCGCCCGCGCGGCGGCTGCCCGGCTTCGCGGCCGAGCGCTTCTCGGGCTGGCTGGCGCGCCAGCAGCGCCACACGCCGGCCGCCGACACGGTGGTGCTGTATGTCGACACATGGGCCGAGCACTACGAGCCGCAGATCGCGCGCGCGGCCCACGCGGTGCTGTCGGCGGCTGGCTACCAGGTGATCGTGCCCGAGTATGCCTGCTGCGGGCGCACGCAGCTCAGCAAGGGCATGCTGCCCGCAGCACGGCACTCGGCCGAGCGCGTGTTCGAGCGGCTGGGCGCATACGCCATGCGCGGCACGCCGATCGTCGGGCTCGAGCCATCGTGCATCCTGACGTTCCGCGACGAATACCTGACGCTGACGCGCCACCCGCGCCGGCACGATCTGGCGCGCGTGGCCGTGACGTTCGAGGAATTTGTGGCTGCGCATGCCCAGCGCTTCGCGGCGGTGCTCGAGGCCGGCGCGCCCGCGCCGGCGCTGCTGCACGGCCACTGCCACCAGAAGGCCCAGGTGGGCACCGCGCCGGCGCATACGGCGCTCGGGCTGGCCGGCTACGCCGTGCGCGAGGTCGACTCGGGCTGCTGCGGCATGGCCGGCGCGTTCGGCTACGAGGCCGGTCACTACCAGGTCAGCCAGGCCATGGCCGAGCGCGCGCTGATCCCGGCCGTGCGCGCGGCCGAGCCGGGCGCCACTACCATCGCGGCCGGGTTCAGCTGCCGCCACCAGATCGCCGACTTCGCCGAGCGCCCGGCCATCCACCCGGCCGAGGCGCTGGCACGCCGGCTCAAGCCTACACCAGCCGAGTAG
- a CDS encoding glucose 1-dehydrogenase: MRLAGKIALVTGGATGIGAATAERFAREGAHVVIADINAAAGQRHAEAIGGLFVYCDTSQAEQAASAVTQTVAAFGGLDILVNAAAHLGGYHDAAAMSVEEWRAVLAVTLDGVFFCAKYAAQEMLRRGGGAIVNIASVEGMAGAAGHAAYVTGKSALFGLTRSMAIDFGTRGIRVNALSPGIIDSGRPDIERLKHDPAVMRFWRDMTVLDRLGRPDEIAAAALFLASDEASYVTGQNLAVDGGWTIGHPPLHWPEPGDASAS, encoded by the coding sequence ATGCGGCTGGCAGGCAAGATCGCGCTAGTCACCGGCGGCGCCACCGGCATCGGCGCGGCCACGGCCGAGCGCTTCGCGCGCGAGGGCGCGCACGTCGTGATCGCCGACATCAACGCGGCCGCAGGCCAGCGCCACGCCGAGGCGATCGGCGGGCTGTTCGTGTACTGCGACACCAGCCAGGCCGAGCAGGCCGCCAGCGCGGTGACGCAGACGGTCGCGGCGTTTGGTGGCCTCGACATCCTGGTGAACGCGGCGGCACACCTGGGCGGCTACCACGACGCCGCCGCCATGAGCGTCGAGGAGTGGCGCGCGGTGCTGGCGGTCACGCTCGATGGCGTGTTCTTCTGCGCGAAGTACGCCGCACAAGAGATGCTACGGCGCGGCGGCGGCGCGATCGTCAATATCGCCTCGGTTGAGGGTATGGCCGGCGCGGCCGGCCACGCCGCCTATGTCACCGGCAAGAGCGCGCTGTTCGGGCTGACACGCTCGATGGCGATCGACTTCGGCACGCGCGGCATTCGCGTCAACGCGCTCAGCCCCGGCATCATCGACTCGGGCCGGCCCGACATCGAGCGGCTCAAGCACGACCCGGCGGTGATGCGCTTCTGGCGCGACATGACCGTGCTCGACCGCCTGGGCCGGCCCGACGAGATCGCCGCCGCTGCCTTGTTCCTGGCCTCCGACGAGGCCTCGTATGTCACCGGCCAGAATCTGGCGGTCGACGGCGGCTGGACAATTGGCCACCCGCCGCTGCACTGGCCCGAGCCGGGCGATGCCAGCGCATCCTGA